From the Catalinimonas alkaloidigena genome, the window CCGGCGTGAAGGTGAATGCGCCATAGGCCGGATCGGGTGCGCCCGCTACCTGAAAGGGGAAGGGCGTGCCCCGTCCGATGCTGACGACCGTGCCTTCGAACAGACACAGCGACGGATAGAGGCGGATGGCGTGGTAATTGGGCAAGTTGGGCGATGGCTTCACGGGCGGCTCGTAAGGCGTCTGGTGGGTATAATTTGCAACCGGAATCACCTGCAGGGGACACTCCAGTCCTTCGCCGAGCCACCCTTCTCCGTTGATCATCTGGGCCAGTTCGCCCACCGTCAGGCCGTGCAGAATCGGAATTGGGTGCATGGCGACAAATCCCTTGAGTTTTTCTTCCCGAATGGGACCGTCGACAAACTCACCGTTCGGATTGGGTCGGTCCAGCACGATGAAGAGCTTTCCCTGCCGGGCGCATTCGGCCATCATGTAATGCATCGTACTGATGTACGTGTAGAAACGCGTGCCGACGTCCTGCAAATCGAACAACACCACGTCCAGGTCCTGAAGCCACTCCGGCTTCGGTTTGCGGTTGGCGCCGTAGAGCGATGCAATGGGCAGCCCCGTAGTCGGGTCGATACCGCTGTCGATGTGTTCGCCGTCGCCCACATTTCCCCGAAACCCGTGCTCGGGCGTGAAAATACGTTTCAGGTTCACGTCTTTTTCACGGAGAAGATCGACCAGATGCGCCCCCTCGACCAGCGACGTGTGGTTGGCGACGATGCCCACCGCACGGCCTTTCAGTTGGGGGAGATATACCTCAAACTGCGCAGCGCCCACCTGTAGCGGCCGCACGGTATCGACGCGTGGTACTGCCGCCGAATCGGCATCGGTCACCGCCGGGCGGCTGGCCGAAGTACAACCTACCGACAAATACAGGCATAGGGCAAAAAGCCACCAGGGTGCAGAAGCGATGCGCATGGGAGAAGGGGTTACGGTTCCTGCAAACCTAACGAACGGTTGGGGCTTTTGCGTTACCGGCTACGGGAGGGGCGTAAGGCAGCTTCGCCCTGCTTCTGAAAACGGTGTGACTTTTGTGAAATCTGCGAATTACAGAAAAGGAAGGCCTCGGGTTTGGCAATCCCCGAAATCCGGAACACTTTTGAGGGTAGACCTTTCGTGTAATTTTGAATCTCGCTCGTTTCATCTCGCAACGCATTCAGGACAGTGATCCGCAGTCGTTCACCAATACGGTGCGCAAAATCGCCATCGGAAGCGTGGCCGTCGGGTTGGCGGTGCTGATCATTTCGTTTGCCATTCTGGGCGGGTTCCGGAATACCATTCAGGACAAGGTTTTCAGCCTGAATGGGCACTTGCAGATCACGAAGTTTACCCTGAATAAAGAGTACGAAGAGTCGCCAGTCTCGACCACGTTGCAGATTTATCAGGAAGCCCAGGCGATTCCGGGCGTTACCCACATCCAGAGCTACAGCCTTAAACCGGCCCTGATCAAAACCGACGAGGAGGTGCAGGGCGTGGTGCTGAAAGGCGTGGGGCGCGATTTCAACGAGGCCGCGTTTCGTCCCAATCTGGTAGAAGGGCGGCTGGTGAGCAGTGCGACGGATACCATTTCGGCCGAGGTGGTGGTCAGTCGGAAAATTGCCGATCTGCTGCACATCCGCCTCGAAGATCAACTGTGGTTTTATTTCCTGCAGAACCCACCCCGCTACCGTAAGTTGCAGGTCGTGGGCATTTACGAGACGGGGCTGGAGGAATTTGACCAGACGCACGTTTTGGCCGACTTAAAGCTGTTGCAGGACCTGAACCACTGGCCCGATACGCTGGTGGGGGGCTTCGAACTCTTCGTGAGCGATTTTTCGCAACTGCCCGAAATTTCCGACCGCGTGTTCGACGCAATGGACTACGATCTGCAACTGACGCGCATCACCGACCGCTACCCGCAACTGTTCGACTGGCTGTCGCTCTTGCGCAACAACGTCGATATCTTCCTGTGGCTGATCCTGCTGGTGGCTTGTTTCAACATGATTTCGACGCTGATCATCATGATTATGGAGCGAACCAACATGATTGGGGTGTTTAAAGCCTTGGGCGCGACCAACTGGCAGGTACGGTCCTTCTTCCTGTTCAACGGCATCCGGCTGATTCTGGCGGGGCTGCTGCTGGGCAATGCGATGGGACTGGGGCTGTGCGCCGTTCAGTATTACTTTCGTATCATTCCGCTCGATGCCGAAAACTATTTCATGAGCTTTGTGCCGATTGCCTGGAACTGGACTATTTTCCTGTTACTCAACCTTTTGTTGTTTACTCTTACATCCCTGGTCCTGATCATTCCCACGGTAATCATCTCGCGAATCGACCCGGTAAAAGCCATTCGGTTCGATTGATCTCCATCTTTTTGGAGAATCAGATTTAAAAAATTTTTATTATTGCAGAAAACCTAACATACCCTTCTTTTATGCAAACTGTTAAAATCATTTCTTATGCGCTCCTGGTCGTAGCTATAGGCATGGGGTATTATCTGTTCACCCGAATCAAAGGCCCTATTGACGAACTCAACCATATCCAGCGTGTAGAAGGTCAGATCATTGCTAAACTGAAAGTGATCCGGGAGGCCGAAAAAGCCTATTTTAACAAGTATGCGAAGTATGCAGGAAGCTGCGACCAACTGATGAACTTCATCCAGAACGAGCAGATTTACCGCGTAGCGCGCAAAGAGACGATCATCGAACGCGAAGCGTACCTGGGCGACAGCATCGTGGTAGAACTGGATACGTTAGGGTCCATCGCGGTACGCGACTCGTTGTTTACGCCTGAAACGCTTCCTCCGGGGGTTACCCTCAACAACCTTTGCCGTGTGCCCGGCTCTTCCGAGCAGTTCAAATTCTACGCCGGCGAAGTACAGCGTACGGGTGGCTACATTTTGCAGGTTGTAGAAGTGGCCGATCCTTCTCCCATCAATCCGGAACGGGTTCGCGGACCGAAAGAGCCTCTGAAATTCGGCTCGCAATCTGAAGTGACGACCTCAGGAAACTGGGAGTAAAGCCTTGACTGTCATTGCAAAGACCATTCGATATCGGCTTGTTCAGCGGGTAAAAGAGGAGAGTTTCGACGTCAATGCACTGGCGGATTATGGGCTCCACCTCCAGGTGAGCTACGACCGGTTCAGGTTCTGCATCGCGTCAGCGGCGCAGAACCGCACGTTGTGGCTGGAGGATTATGCGCTGGAAGAAGTGCATTCCAGCGAAGGCCTTCTGGAGCAACTCGAAGCCTTGTTCGACAACCATGCGGTGCTGAAAGCGGGCTTCTGGGGACAGGTGAAGCTGTCCCTGCCGTCCCAGGGTTTTTCGCTGGTGCCGACGTCGCTGTACGACGACGCCCGCCAGGAACAGTACCTCAGGCTCTTGTTTCCCCTGGATCGCGACGCGTACGAAATCCGTGCGTATCATCACATCGGGCTGGACATCATCAACACCTTTTCGGCAGAAAAGCAACTGGTTCGGTGGTTTGAAGCCATGTATCCTCAGCAGCAGCTACAGGTGATGCATTCCGTAAGTCCGCTGATCGAAGGGGTGTTGCGGCAGGAAGGCAAAACCGAGGGGAAGCAGCTTTTTGTCAACGTCGAGAAACAGCGCTTCGATGTAGTGGCCATGCAGGGCAAGCACCTGGAGCTTTGCAACCAGTTCAGCTACACCAACGAAGTCGACTTCGTGTACTTCATCATGTTCGTGATCGATGAGATGAAGTTCAACCCGGAGACCGACCGCCTGGTGCTCTGGGGCGAAATTCTACCCGATTCGGCCATTTATAACAAAGTGTATCGGTACGTGCGCCACGTTACATTCGGCAAACGCCCGTCTGCGCTCAAGTTTGGCTACGTGTTCGACGAAGTGTTCGACCACCGCTATTTCGATCTTTTTTCCATGCATTTCTGTGGCTGATATGCCTACCTCTCCCCGCATTGCCATCTTTCCCGGTTCGTTCGATCCTTTCACACGCGGACACGAGGACGTGGTGCGCCGGGGCATCGGCCTTTTCGACAAGGTGATCATCGGCATCGGCGTGAACAGCACCAAGCAGCGCTATTTTCCGCTCGACGAAATGGCCGAGAAGGTCCGCAAAACCTTCGCGGACGAGTCGTGTGTGGAGGTGATGACCTACCAGGGATTGACGGCAAAGTTTGCGCAGGAACAAAACGCGCATTTCCTGTTGCGGGGGCTGCGCAACACCACCGATTTTGAGTACGAAAATGCCATTGCCCAGGCCAACCGGCACGTATTCCCCTCCCTCGAAACCGTTTTTCTGATTACTTCTCCATCACTGGCCACCATCAGTTCCAGCATCGTGCGTGACCTGCACCGCCATGGGCAGAAGGTCGACGACTTTGTGCCCTACGCGCTCTGATCGGTGCTGAACGGCATCAGTTCCTGCGGGTAGTGGTAGAAGTAGCGCATAAACACCTCGCGAATGGTCAGGTAGCTGTTCTCTAACACCTGATTTACTTCGTTGGGCTTCATCCACCGGACGTCGTGAATGTTCTCTTCGAGTTGCGGGCGCATGTGCAGATCGTTCAGGCAATCCATGGCGTACCAGCGCGTCTGCTTCAACACGTCCTTGCCGTTGTTTTCGTAGGTGTGCCAGGTGGTACAGATCTTGTGCCGCAACTGAACCGACACGTTGCATTCTTCCGAGACCTCGCGTACCGCCGCCGGGCCAAATTTTTCGCCTTCGTCCAGCTTGCCCTTAGGCAGATCCCACCGCCCCAGGCGGTAAATCATCAGGTAACGGTCGTTGCGCGTCACCAGTCCGCCGCCCGCCTTTACGATGCGGAACATGCTCTTGATCTGACGGTTGAGAGGTTTGCGTTGCGCCGCGGCCAACACCACCTGATCGAGGCCGTCGAGCGGCTCGCTTTTCATGAGCTTGAACAACGTAGCCAGCTGGTCGGTGCTGGGGCACGAGATCAACAGCTTCCCTTGCAAATGACTGGCTTTTAGAGGTTTGGAGCCTTCCAGGATCGTATCAAACCGGTGGAGGTCGGGCAGGTCTTTTACTTTTTGGATATAGACAAGTTTGTTTCGGACAAACAGTTTCATCAGCTTCGTTACCTTGAATTATTCTGAATTATCACGATCGGTTCCTCAATTTTGCCGATCATTGTACATTAGCTAGCTACAACTTGATTTAGTATGATTCGTTCCCGGTCCATTGCTTCGGCTGTTGCTACCCAATTGCTGCAAATTAACGCCATTCGCCTGAATCCTGAGCATCCCTTTCGCTGGAGTTCAGGGTGGAATTCGCCCATTTACTGCGACAACCGCCTGACGCTGTCGTATCCGTCCATCCGCAGTTACATCATGCAGGAAATCATCGCCGTCATTCGCGCTTGTTTTCCTAACGTAGAGGCCATCGCGGGCGTTGCGACGGCGGGCATTCCGCAGGCGACATTGGTGGCTAATAGCCTGGAGTTGCCTCTTTTGTACGTACGTTCCTCGCCGAAGGGACACGGCATGCAGAACCGCATCGAAGGGCGGGTTGTGCCGGGGCAGAAAGTGGTGGTGATCGAGGATCTGATCTCTACCGGAAAAAGCTCGATTCAGGCGGCCGAGGCCCTGAAAGAAGAGGGCATCGACGTGCTGGGACTGGTGGCCATTTTTACCTACGGATTTCCGCAGGCGGACGAAAACTTTGCCCCGCTCGATTATCCTTGCTACTGCCTCAGCGATTACGACACCATGCTGGACGTCGCGGTGGCCGAAAATTACATTGCGCAGGATAGCCTCCAATCCCTGAGCGACTGGCGGCACAATCCGGAGGGGTGGAAACCCCAACGGCAGCAGGCTTCCTGAGCGTGAAGATCGGGATCATCTCGGATACGCACGGTTTTCTGGACGAACAGGTCTTTCATTACTTTGAGCCGTGCGAGGAGATCTGGCACGCCGGCGACTGGGGTTCGCTCGCCGTATACGAACAACTGGCGGCATTCCGACCGTTGCGGGGCGTATACGGCAACATCGACGGGCAGGACATCCGGCAGCACTGCCCCGAATCTCAACAGTTTACAATCGAAGGAATGCGCGTCTGGATGATCCACATCGGAGGGTATCCCGGACGTTACGCGCCCCCCGTGCGGCGGCGGTTAGAAGCCACGCCCGCGCCTGACCTGTTTGTGTGCGGCCACTCGCACATCCTGAAAGTGATGTCTGACCGAAAGCATCGTAACATGCTGACCATCAACCCAGGGGCGGCCGGTCGGCACGGATTTCATAAAGTAAGAACGCTGGTGCGGATGGAGGTACACGATGGGAAGGTGCGCCAAATGCAGGCGATTGAACTGGGGCCGCGTACCGAGCCCCGGGCGTGGGAAGAAAACGCGTAAAGAAAAACCCCGCTTTCGGCGGGGTTATCTATGTCTACTCAGCTTTTTTAGCGAACGAGGCTTTGATGGCTTCCACATCGATGTGTTTGATGGTGGGCCGAGCATTCAGCTGCTTCAAAAGTTTCGCCTTGTTTTTAGGCTTCAGGCGGTTGCGGAGGGTTTTTCTTTTAAGTTTAGTTACGGCCATGACTGTCGATTTTCAAAAATACGAGGCGCAAATTTAATCGGTTTTTCTCAAAAACGGAACCATTCTGTGCGATTGCCCCGAAGAAAATCCCTTTTCTCGGTAGTTGCGGCGGCAGACCTCCTTTTTTCTCTTTAACTTCGTTGCTCCAATTTTTACAGGCATGAGCAAGGCAAAACCGGCTATTCCGCGCGGCACACGCGATTTCGGACCGGCCGAGATGATCAGACGCAACTACATTTTCGATACCATTCGCCGCACATTCCGCACGTTTGGCTATCTGCCGCTGGAAACCCCCAGTATGGAAAATTTATCGGTGCTGATGGGCAAATACGGCGAAGAAGGCGACCGGTTGATTTTCAAGATCCTGAATTCCGGCGACTATTTCTCGCACCGCGGCACGCCCGTCGTTTCGCCCGAAGACGTTACCAAAGGCGAGAGTCACTTCACCAGCCTGGTGTCCGAAAAGGCGTTGCGCTACGACCTGACCGTGCCGTTTGCGCGCTACGTGGTAATGCACCGTCACGAACTGACCTTTCCGTTCCGTCGCTACCAGATTCAGCCGGTCTGGCGCGCCGATAGTCCACAGAAAGGCCGTTACCGGGAATTTTACCAATGCGATGCCGACGTGGTCGGTACCGATTCGCTTCTGTGCGAAGCCGAAATCGTCCAGATGATCCGTGAGGTGATGGAGCGCCTGGGACTGACCGAATACGCCATCAAGTTCAACAACCGGAAAGTGCTGACGGGCATCACCGAAGTGATTGGCTGTCCGGGACAGGAGGCAGCCCTGTGCGTGGCCATCGACAAACTCGACAAAATCGGGCGGGAGGGCGTGGTGCGCGAACTGGAAAGCCGCGGTTTCGACGCGAGTGCCATTGCGCAACTAGAGCCGGTATTTCAACTGCAAGGTTCCCTGACCGAACGCATCGAGCAACTGAGCACGCTACTGGCCAACTCGCTGGTGGGGCAACAGGGATTGGACGAGATTCGCGAAATGCTCCGTTACCTGGAATTATCGGGCGAAGTGCCCGCCACGCTGGAGTTCGACGCGACGCTGGCGCGGGGACTGTCGTACTACACCGGGATGATTTTCGAAGTGAAAGTCACCAACGTGCAGATTGGCAGCATCAGTGGCGGAGGGCGTTACGACAACCTGACCGGTGTGT encodes:
- the hisS gene encoding histidine--tRNA ligase, coding for MSKAKPAIPRGTRDFGPAEMIRRNYIFDTIRRTFRTFGYLPLETPSMENLSVLMGKYGEEGDRLIFKILNSGDYFSHRGTPVVSPEDVTKGESHFTSLVSEKALRYDLTVPFARYVVMHRHELTFPFRRYQIQPVWRADSPQKGRYREFYQCDADVVGTDSLLCEAEIVQMIREVMERLGLTEYAIKFNNRKVLTGITEVIGCPGQEAALCVAIDKLDKIGREGVVRELESRGFDASAIAQLEPVFQLQGSLTERIEQLSTLLANSLVGQQGLDEIREMLRYLELSGEVPATLEFDATLARGLSYYTGMIFEVKVTNVQIGSISGGGRYDNLTGVFGLEGVSGVGFSFGVDRIYDVLETLGLFPDQTHDTTQVLIVNFGAESEPHALPLLAQLREANVAAELYPDAAKIKKQMTYANAKNIPYVVLIGSDEIARREYTLKNMQTGEQQSLSAAALVQTLAAADSVTA
- a CDS encoding exo-beta-N-acetylmuramidase NamZ domain-containing protein, yielding MRIASAPWWLFALCLYLSVGCTSASRPAVTDADSAAVPRVDTVRPLQVGAAQFEVYLPQLKGRAVGIVANHTSLVEGAHLVDLLREKDVNLKRIFTPEHGFRGNVGDGEHIDSGIDPTTGLPIASLYGANRKPKPEWLQDLDVVLFDLQDVGTRFYTYISTMHYMMAECARQGKLFIVLDRPNPNGEFVDGPIREEKLKGFVAMHPIPILHGLTVGELAQMINGEGWLGEGLECPLQVIPVANYTHQTPYEPPVKPSPNLPNYHAIRLYPSLCLFEGTVVSIGRGTPFPFQVAGAPDPAYGAFTFTPVPMPESSPHPPQEGKKCYGVDYREVNITGLSLEPLLSFYRNSPDKATFFNKNNYINTLSGTPTFQEQVKAGKTEAEIRASWEPALSQYKAMRKNYLLYAE
- a CDS encoding NUDIX hydrolase; the encoded protein is MKLFVRNKLVYIQKVKDLPDLHRFDTILEGSKPLKASHLQGKLLISCPSTDQLATLFKLMKSEPLDGLDQVVLAAAQRKPLNRQIKSMFRIVKAGGGLVTRNDRYLMIYRLGRWDLPKGKLDEGEKFGPAAVREVSEECNVSVQLRHKICTTWHTYENNGKDVLKQTRWYAMDCLNDLHMRPQLEENIHDVRWMKPNEVNQVLENSYLTIREVFMRYFYHYPQELMPFSTDQSA
- a CDS encoding metallophosphoesterase family protein, giving the protein METPTAAGFLSVKIGIISDTHGFLDEQVFHYFEPCEEIWHAGDWGSLAVYEQLAAFRPLRGVYGNIDGQDIRQHCPESQQFTIEGMRVWMIHIGGYPGRYAPPVRRRLEATPAPDLFVCGHSHILKVMSDRKHRNMLTINPGAAGRHGFHKVRTLVRMEVHDGKVRQMQAIELGPRTEPRAWEENA
- the coaD gene encoding pantetheine-phosphate adenylyltransferase: MPTSPRIAIFPGSFDPFTRGHEDVVRRGIGLFDKVIIGIGVNSTKQRYFPLDEMAEKVRKTFADESCVEVMTYQGLTAKFAQEQNAHFLLRGLRNTTDFEYENAIAQANRHVFPSLETVFLITSPSLATISSSIVRDLHRHGQKVDDFVPYAL
- a CDS encoding ABC transporter permease produces the protein MNLARFISQRIQDSDPQSFTNTVRKIAIGSVAVGLAVLIISFAILGGFRNTIQDKVFSLNGHLQITKFTLNKEYEESPVSTTLQIYQEAQAIPGVTHIQSYSLKPALIKTDEEVQGVVLKGVGRDFNEAAFRPNLVEGRLVSSATDTISAEVVVSRKIADLLHIRLEDQLWFYFLQNPPRYRKLQVVGIYETGLEEFDQTHVLADLKLLQDLNHWPDTLVGGFELFVSDFSQLPEISDRVFDAMDYDLQLTRITDRYPQLFDWLSLLRNNVDIFLWLILLVACFNMISTLIIMIMERTNMIGVFKALGATNWQVRSFFLFNGIRLILAGLLLGNAMGLGLCAVQYYFRIIPLDAENYFMSFVPIAWNWTIFLLLNLLLFTLTSLVLIIPTVIISRIDPVKAIRFD
- the pyrE gene encoding orotate phosphoribosyltransferase, which encodes MIRSRSIASAVATQLLQINAIRLNPEHPFRWSSGWNSPIYCDNRLTLSYPSIRSYIMQEIIAVIRACFPNVEAIAGVATAGIPQATLVANSLELPLLYVRSSPKGHGMQNRIEGRVVPGQKVVVIEDLISTGKSSIQAAEALKEEGIDVLGLVAIFTYGFPQADENFAPLDYPCYCLSDYDTMLDVAVAENYIAQDSLQSLSDWRHNPEGWKPQRQQAS
- a CDS encoding DUF3822 family protein, giving the protein MTVIAKTIRYRLVQRVKEESFDVNALADYGLHLQVSYDRFRFCIASAAQNRTLWLEDYALEEVHSSEGLLEQLEALFDNHAVLKAGFWGQVKLSLPSQGFSLVPTSLYDDARQEQYLRLLFPLDRDAYEIRAYHHIGLDIINTFSAEKQLVRWFEAMYPQQQLQVMHSVSPLIEGVLRQEGKTEGKQLFVNVEKQRFDVVAMQGKHLELCNQFSYTNEVDFVYFIMFVIDEMKFNPETDRLVLWGEILPDSAIYNKVYRYVRHVTFGKRPSALKFGYVFDEVFDHRYFDLFSMHFCG